TCGGGGGCTTCGGTCTGAACCGGGAGATAGCCACGGCGTTCGACATCGACCCGAGTGGTGCGTCAGCAGACCTTGCGAAGGAAGTGTGGCAGTTCGCGAGAGCGTGGGCGAGTCAGGTCCCCGGTGAGGTGGGTGCACTGCTGACGGCGGTGCACCAGATCGCGCCGTGGTTGGCGGACTCGACTGCTTCGGCTGGCAACAGGAGGCTGCTCTGGACAGGGGCAGGCAGGAAGACGCTATGGGAACAACTGCGGCCATCGCTCGATCGGCGGGTCGAGAGAGTCACGGTGCTGAGTCCGTACTTCGACAACAGTTGCACCTTCATGAAGCGCGTGCTGCGCGACCTCGCGCCGAGGGAGACGGTCATCGCGATCGATCCCGAGAGCAGCGAGTTTCCGGTTGCATCGCGACGCTTCCTGCCAGACGCACGATTCGTCGACGTGTCGAGTCTTGGCGGCGGCTGGACCCGGACCCTTCACGCCAAGGTCTATCGCTTCGAGTTCCGCGACGGCGAGAGCCTGGTCGTCTCGGGTAGTGCCAACGCCAGCCAGGCGGCCTGGCTCTCCGTCGGGGCCACTGGGAATGCTGAGATGGTCGTGATGCACGCCAACGGCAACCACGTGTGGAAGTCACTCGGGTTGGCGCGTCTTGGCAAGCTGCCCGATGTCAGTGCGGACACCTGGCGAACGATGAAGACGCGGCAGGAACACGCCGCCGAAACAGACGCTTCGAGCACGGTCAGAGTCTTTCATGCCGTAGTGCGGTCCGATGGCTTCGAGGTGCGAAGGGAGTTCACCGAGGGCATCAAGGGCAAGGTCGATGTTCTTGCCGGCGCCGAGGTTCTTGGACAGCTCTCGCCAGTGTCAATCGCACATGGGTTGATCGCGTGCCGCACGGACGACAGCCCATTGCTCCAGGAAGCAACGGTATTGCGGGCTCGATCTCAGCGTGGGCCGGAACGCTTTGCGCTGCTGAGCCGAGTCGACGAACTGTGCGATCGGGCAGCAGGCAGTCTGCGTCAGAACTTCCGGCGCGCGCTCAGCGGGTTGCAGGGAGATCCCGAGCAAATCACCGAGCTGCTGAAGATCATCGAAAAGGCGATTTTCGACCAGCCGTTCGCCGTGGAAGACGTGGCCAGTCCGGCTGCGCGGGCGACATCACGCACGGCTACGGCTCCCCCTAACGAGGATGCAGAGCCGGCATCGCTGATGGTGTCGGCGAGAGATACGCTCAAGGCGCGTCGCAAGCGTCGCCTCACGGCCTCCACCGATCTCGCCGTGATCATCGATGCTCTGATCTACAGGTTGGGCAACGGGCTGCACCGGGAAGACCTCGACACGAAGGAATCGGTTCGCGTCCACGAGCCGAAAGCCGACGATCACGGCGCAGATGATGACGAGCCGGAGGAGGTCGATGGCGCGGTCTTGGCGAAGATGTGCCGCGGTAAGGTCAATCGATTGTTCAAGCGCATGCAGCAGCAACTCGATCAGGCCGCAGAGCGAGGCACGCATGTCGGTTCGGCCATCATCCAGTTGGCTGCCGTCCTCGGCATTGTGAAAGCCCTGACTGTCGGCACGTTCGAGTGGCTACCGCCGAAAGAAGAACTGGTGGACGGACCTAGCGGTTGGGAGTTCTTCACCAACGCTTGCAGGAGCCTATACGCGCCCGGCGTCAGGCTGGCGGCCAGAGCACTCGAAGAGACAGCCGGGACGGCGTTCGACGAACTGTCGATTGTGCGGGGGCTTCTTTGCTGGTTCGCGTTCACCTGGGACGTCGACGTGGAGACGCTCGCTCGCAACATCAAAGAGTACCCAGACTACGAATGGGACTACCTGATCGGAGTGGCGTGCCTTCTGCCGGTTGCCACGGACTGTGCTGCTGACAACCAAGCGATCGGCCTGCTCGGCGATGCGCTGTCAGCGTCATCGGCAGATGTCGCAAAGGCTGACCGTCACCTATCGTGGGCCAGGCGGATCGACGAGAAGTGGCGGACGCGGGGACTTACACCCATCCAGGGTGGATTCAAGCTTGGTGATGTCGTATTCCCCGTTAAAGCGTCAACAGGCCGACCTGGCGTCGTGTGCTCGATTGAGCACGACAAGACGGGCGTCCTGAACCTCGATACTCTCGCGCCGACGAAGTTCGCGAATGGTTGGCTGGCGAGGTTGTGACGTCGCAACGGACATGCTGCCACGATCGAGATGGTTGCCGTAGGCAAGAGCACAGACTGACACAACCGAAGGGGCGAGCGGTTGGCACGCTGTCTACCGAGTTGAGTAGGCCCCGTTCTCGTCCACTGTCCCGTCGGTGTCGAAGAGCCACACGTCGAGGTGGAGCGATGGGCCTGTGCGCGCGGACTGCGTGGTGGTGCTCTGCGCATCGGCGGGCTCGAGTACCAGCCTCAACCAGCCTCAGGATTTCGGCGTCGTGGAACGACGGCCAATGGCCGAACGCCGAAATCAATGCGTCCGCACCATGGACATGTGTCAACGCATTGCTTATCACCGCGTCACCGGTGCGGGAATTGCGGTCAGCCGTCGGTAGAGCGTGCGCAACAAGTAGCATCTCCTTGGGATTCTGAACCGCCGGATGGCTTGTTCGCCGAAGCCTGAGGCGAAGGTGGAAATCCGCCGTAAGCCGTAAGCCGCTGTCAACCGTCACCCCAGCGCCGCCGTCACGATCTCCTGGGCTTCCGCGACGATCTGCGCCAGGTGCGCTTCGCTCGTGAAGCTCTCCGCGTAGATCTTGTAGATGTCCTCGGTGCCCGACGGGCGTGCGGCGAACCAGCCTTGCGCCGTCGTCACCTTCAGTCCGCCGATGCTGGCGCCGTTGCCCGGTGCGGCGGTGAGGCGGGCCGTGATCGCGTCGCCCGCGAGCGTCGTCGCGGCGACCTTGTCGGGCGTGAGGCGCGCGAAGCCCTTCTTCTGCTCGGGCGTGGCCGGTCGGCACCGTGGACAAGTTCCAGGGCCAGGAGGCGCCGGTGGTCATCTACTCGATGGCCTCGTCGAGCCCCGAGGACGCCCCGCGCGGCATGGAGTTCCTGTACAGCCTGAATCGCCTGAATGTGGCGACGTCGCGCGCGCGGTGCGCGGCGATCGTCGTGGCGTCGCCCGCGCTGTTCGAGCCGGAGTGCCGGACACCGAGGCAGATGCACCTGGCGAACGCGCTGTGCCGGTTCAAGGAACTGGCCAGGAGCTAGCTTCGTCGTCACGGGGTCTGACAAGAAGGAGTCTGACAAGTCACTGATCAGTGCTGCTGCTGGCATCGCACGGGAACTCGCCTGTCGCCTGTACACGATCTCCGAACGCAAGAAGCGCGCGTCCGATGCCCTCCGATACAACGGCCTCGTCCAGGCCTGGCCCGAGATCGTGCGCCTGGCGAGCGAGGTCCGTACGCCGGAAGCGCAGACGCTGCCGGGCATCCTCTGAGGGCCAGGGCATTCAAACGTGTCAGACACGCGAGCTAAACTGGCTCTATCCGTCTTGCGTTAGGCTACAATTGCAGTCGTGTCCATTGACAAACGATCGCCGAGAGCGACTGCTCTGACGCTAATCTCCCAGGATGGACACCGGGTGGGGCCGCGCCTGGCGGCGGAGGCGGGCGTATCGCGCCAGGTCGCCAACGGTTGGCTCCAGAGCCTGGTGGACGATGGGCTCGTGGAAGCGAAAGGCAGCACGCGCGCTCGCGTGTACAGACTGGCGCTCCTCGGCGCAGACGATCGCACCTTCCCTCGCGACGGGCTCGAGGAGCACATCGTGTGGCAGCAGGTGGTGCTTCCTCAAGTCGTGGAACGTCCGGCCCATGTCAGGGAAATCTGGAACTACGCGTCTACCGAGATGATCAACAACGCCATCGATCACTCGGGCTCGAAGACGGTGCGGGTCGAGGTGCGACGTACAGCGGTGTGGACCGAGGTCGTGGTGGCCGACGACGGCGAGGGCATCTTCCTCAAGATCCAGCGCGCACTCGGTTTGCACGATGCCCGCGAAGCGCTCCTCGAACTGGCCAAGGGCAAGCTGACCACCGCCCCTGCGTACCACTCGGGGGAGGGCATCTTCTTCACATCGCGCGCCATGGACGAGTTCGAGATCGACTCGCATCAGTTGCGATTCACGCACGACGCCAGCCGTCCCGACACGATCGAGCACCACGAGGGAGACGTGCCGGGCACGCGCGTGCGCATGCGTCTGGCCAACGACAGTGCGCGCCGCCTGCGTGACGTGTTCGACGCGTTCACGGACCCGGAGGAGCAAACGTTCGACAGGACGGTCGTGCCCCTGCGCCTCGCGCAATTCGGCGGCGACCTGCTCGTGTCGCGGTCGCAGGCCAAGCGCGTGGCGAGCCGGTTCGAGCGCTTCAAACGCGTCGAACTGGACTTCACCGGCGTCGAGACCATCGGCCAGGCGTTCGCCGACGAACTGTTCCGGGTATTCGCGTCCGCCCACCCGGACATCAGAATCGGTCCGCTGCACGCGGGACCGGCCGTGGACGCCATGATCCGCCGCGCCGTGGCGGCAAGGAACGCGTCCAGCACGGATTCGCAGCACTGATCGCACACGACAGGGTCTGCGAGCGCGAGCTCGGGCTTCGCCTGAACAAGGCGCATCAGACGTCCGACTGGAGTCGACGGCCGCTCGAAGGGAGCCAGTTGCGATACGCGGCGCTCGACGCCGAGGTCTTGCTGGCGCTCCATGCGAAGTTCATCATGGCGACGAGATCCCGTTAGATCGCCACGAAGCCGCACCGCCGGCGGCCGCTGTCAACCGTCACCCGAGCGCCGCCGTCACGATCTCCTGGGCCTCCGCGACGATCTGCGCCAGGTGCGCTTCGCT
This genomic interval from Acidobacteriota bacterium contains the following:
- a CDS encoding DUF4325 domain-containing protein translates to MAAEAGVSRQVANGWLQSLVDDGLVEAKGSTRARVYRLALLGADDRTFPRDGLEEHIVWQQVVLPQVVERPAHVREIWNYASTEMINNAIDHSGSKTVRVEVRRTAVWTEVVVADDGEGIFLKIQRALGLHDAREALLELAKGKLTTAPAYHSGEGIFFTSRAMDEFEIDSHQLRFTHDASRPDTIEHHEGDVPGTRVRMRLANDSARRLRDVFDAFTDPEEQTFDRTVVPLRLAQFGGDLLVSRSQAKRVASRFERFKRVELDFTGVETIGQAFADELFRVFASAHPDIRIGPLHAGPAVDAMIRRAVAARNASSTDSQH